The following proteins are encoded in a genomic region of Rhinoraja longicauda isolate Sanriku21f chromosome 28, sRhiLon1.1, whole genome shotgun sequence:
- the mrpl34 gene encoding large ribosomal subunit protein bL34m has product MSFLRALAGRCRWQPAQCLVPTVSPDPSYRTVCSSALCRPCGLLYPLAGQQADTAGGFAPWSFPWSRQQVRTKKRGTEYQPKFIKRLRTHGWKKRISTPAGIVVILRRMLKGRTSLTH; this is encoded by the exons ATGAGCTTCCTGCGGGCGCTGGCGGGGAGATGCAG ATGGCAGCCCGCACAGTGCTTGGTTCCCACCGTTTCACCGGACCCCAGCTACCGGACAGTGTGTAGCTCCGCTCTGTGCCGGCCTTGCGGCCTCCTGTACCCTCTCGCAGGGCAGCAAGCGGACACGGCTGGTGGCTTTGCCCCCTGGAGTTTCCCCTGGAGCCGGCAGCAGGTCCGCACGAAGAAGCGGGGCACCGAGTACCAGCCGAAGTTCATCAAGCGACTGCGGACACACGGCTGGAAGAAGCGCATCAGCACCCCTGCCGGCATCGTGGTGATCCTGCGCAGGATGTTGAAGGGTCGAACATCgctgacccactga